A portion of the Glandiceps talaboti chromosome 13, keGlaTala1.1, whole genome shotgun sequence genome contains these proteins:
- the LOC144444758 gene encoding organic cation transporter protein-like isoform X2 yields MEFDNILHSIGGFGKFQKIQVFFMFLALIPFSWFSFCNTFYSVSTAHYCRVYDNQVFEKNSTLKTCTIPYGTDDDVQEWDSCARYDVNVSETTIFNGSFGDCSYGKRTIDCDNGWVYDRSTFTNTQIMEFDLVCEDDWLKQLSKTTTGIGIVVGAIPIGLLSDVYGRKIILYLSLMSGTVLNLVIAFLPNFYSVLIVQCLMSALTAGINSMSCVLVAEIVSPKYRPMAVTIVKIGWSIGGAIVGVISIGCHGDWRKIQLVIALTSLIYIPYYWIIKESARWLIQKERTEEAGKVIREIARWNNKTYECEIIMSQNSTNGKKVENTSKEEMANASTERKYSLSRFSIGIMYGGISFNSNYFCGEIYTLYMLSCLVEIPGILLGLWLLSYLPRRWLLCTTMILTGVLWFSTAFIGNVIIKIVIITVAKMSETVAHLTSATVRMEIYPTTLRNAGAAITSEGCDIGVMVVPYIVYLIDIYYFSTYIIMAVLCVLSGLFILLLPETSNINLPETLQNIKASKLRRSERNNERRLLLNDTISTPMT; encoded by the exons atggaatTTGACAACATATTACACTCAATTGGAGGCTTTGGCAAATTCCAGAAGATTCAAGTGTTTTTCATGTTCCTCGCACTTATCCCATTTTCCTGGTTTAGTTTCTGTAACACGTTTTACAGCGTCTCTACAGCTCATTATTGTAGAGTGTATGACAACCAAGTCTTTGAGAAAAATTCAACCTTGAAGACATGCACCATTCCATACGGCACAGACGATGATGTACAAGAATGGGACTCATGTGCAAGGTATGACGTGAATGTTTCTGAAACGACCATTTTCAACGGTTCTTTTGGCGATTGTTCGTATGGGAAACGTACTATCGACTGTGATAATGGATGGGTATATGATCGATCTACATTTACGAATACGCAGATAATGGAG TTTGACTTGGTATGTGAAGATGATTGGTTAAAACAGCTTTCAAAGACTACAACTGGCATCGGTATTGTGGTTGGAGCAATTCCCATCGGTCTACTTTCAGATGT ATATGGTAGGAAAATCATTTTATACTTGAGCCTGATGTCTGGAACAGTTTTGAACTTGGTGATTGCATTCTTGCCAAATTTCTACAGTGTTCTCATCGTTCAGTGTTTGATGTCTGCCCTGACTGCTGGAATTAACAGTATGAGCTGTGTTCTAG TGGCGGAAATAGTGTCTCCAAAATACAGACCGATGGCAGTAACCATCGTCAAGATTGGGTGGTCTATCGGTGGTGCAATTGTGGGAGTGATATCaattggttgccatggtgactgGAGAAAGATTCAACTTGTGATAGCTCTCACTTCTCTCATCTACATCCCATACTATTG GATAATCAAGGAGTCTGCAAGATGGCTAATTCAAAAAGAAAGAACAGAAGAAGCTGGTAAAGTAATCCGGGAAATAGCTCGCTGGAATAACAAAACTTACGAATGTGAAATTATCATGAGTCAGAACAGTACGAATGGAAAAAAGGTTGAAAATACCAGCAAGGAAGAAATGGCAAATGCTAGCACAGAAAGG aaatattctCTTTCCAGGTTTTCAATTGGTATCATGTATGGAGGGATATCTTTTAACTCAAATTACTTCTGCGGCGAAATATACACACTGTATATGTTGTCATGTTTAGTGGAGATACCTGGTATTCTGCTAGGATTGTGGTTACTTTCCTATCTTCCCAGACGATGGTTACTGTGCACAACGATGATTTTAACTGGTGTGTTATGGTTCTCGACTGCATTCatag GCAACGTGAtaatcaaaattgtcattattactGTTGCAAAGATGTCTGAAACAGTGGCACATTTAACCTCAGCGACAGTGCGTATGGAGATATACCCGACTACCCTAAG GAATGCAGGAGCGGCTATAACATCTGAAGGATGTGATATTGGAGTAATGGTGGttccatacattgtataccttaTTGATATATACTATTTTTCAACATACATCATAATGGCCGTTTTGTGTGTCTTGTCTGGTTTATTTATACTGTTACTTCCGGAAACCTCAAATATCAACCTTCCAGAAACATTGCAAAATATAAAGGCATCAAAATT GAGACGATCTGAGAGAAACAACGAAAGGAGGTTACTACTCAATGATACAATAAGCACACCCATGACATAA
- the LOC144444758 gene encoding organic cation transporter protein-like isoform X1, whose amino-acid sequence MEFDNILHSIGGFGKFQKIQVFFMFLALIPFSWFSFCNTFYSVSTAHYCRVYDNQVFEKNSTLKTCTIPYGTDDDVQEWDSCARYDVNVSETTIFNGSFGDCSYGKRTIDCDNGWVYDRSTFTNTQIMEFDLVCEDDWLKQLSKTTTGIGIVVGAIPIGLLSDVYGRKIILYLSLMSGTVLNLVIAFLPNFYSVLIVQCLMSALTAGINSMSCVLVAEIVSPKYRPMAVTIVKIGWSIGGAIVGVISIGCHGDWRKIQLVIALTSLIYIPYYWIIKESARWLIQKERTEEAGKVIREIARWNNKTYECEIIMSQNSTNGKKVENTSKEEMANASTERIGVIVGSTVVDIFRSSELRRNTINMCFYMFSIGIMYGGISFNSNYFCGEIYTLYMLSCLVEIPGILLGLWLLSYLPRRWLLCTTMILTGVLWFSTAFIGNVIIKIVIITVAKMSETVAHLTSATVRMEIYPTTLRNAGAAITSEGCDIGVMVVPYIVYLIDIYYFSTYIIMAVLCVLSGLFILLLPETSNINLPETLQNIKASKLRRSERNNERRLLLNDTISTPMT is encoded by the exons atggaatTTGACAACATATTACACTCAATTGGAGGCTTTGGCAAATTCCAGAAGATTCAAGTGTTTTTCATGTTCCTCGCACTTATCCCATTTTCCTGGTTTAGTTTCTGTAACACGTTTTACAGCGTCTCTACAGCTCATTATTGTAGAGTGTATGACAACCAAGTCTTTGAGAAAAATTCAACCTTGAAGACATGCACCATTCCATACGGCACAGACGATGATGTACAAGAATGGGACTCATGTGCAAGGTATGACGTGAATGTTTCTGAAACGACCATTTTCAACGGTTCTTTTGGCGATTGTTCGTATGGGAAACGTACTATCGACTGTGATAATGGATGGGTATATGATCGATCTACATTTACGAATACGCAGATAATGGAG TTTGACTTGGTATGTGAAGATGATTGGTTAAAACAGCTTTCAAAGACTACAACTGGCATCGGTATTGTGGTTGGAGCAATTCCCATCGGTCTACTTTCAGATGT ATATGGTAGGAAAATCATTTTATACTTGAGCCTGATGTCTGGAACAGTTTTGAACTTGGTGATTGCATTCTTGCCAAATTTCTACAGTGTTCTCATCGTTCAGTGTTTGATGTCTGCCCTGACTGCTGGAATTAACAGTATGAGCTGTGTTCTAG TGGCGGAAATAGTGTCTCCAAAATACAGACCGATGGCAGTAACCATCGTCAAGATTGGGTGGTCTATCGGTGGTGCAATTGTGGGAGTGATATCaattggttgccatggtgactgGAGAAAGATTCAACTTGTGATAGCTCTCACTTCTCTCATCTACATCCCATACTATTG GATAATCAAGGAGTCTGCAAGATGGCTAATTCAAAAAGAAAGAACAGAAGAAGCTGGTAAAGTAATCCGGGAAATAGCTCGCTGGAATAACAAAACTTACGAATGTGAAATTATCATGAGTCAGAACAGTACGAATGGAAAAAAGGTTGAAAATACCAGCAAGGAAGAAATGGCAAATGCTAGCACAGAAAGG ATAGGGGTGATTGTTGGATCTACAGTGGTAGACATTTTTCGATCCTCTGAACTGAGAAGAAACACTATTAATATGTGTTTCTATAT GTTTTCAATTGGTATCATGTATGGAGGGATATCTTTTAACTCAAATTACTTCTGCGGCGAAATATACACACTGTATATGTTGTCATGTTTAGTGGAGATACCTGGTATTCTGCTAGGATTGTGGTTACTTTCCTATCTTCCCAGACGATGGTTACTGTGCACAACGATGATTTTAACTGGTGTGTTATGGTTCTCGACTGCATTCatag GCAACGTGAtaatcaaaattgtcattattactGTTGCAAAGATGTCTGAAACAGTGGCACATTTAACCTCAGCGACAGTGCGTATGGAGATATACCCGACTACCCTAAG GAATGCAGGAGCGGCTATAACATCTGAAGGATGTGATATTGGAGTAATGGTGGttccatacattgtataccttaTTGATATATACTATTTTTCAACATACATCATAATGGCCGTTTTGTGTGTCTTGTCTGGTTTATTTATACTGTTACTTCCGGAAACCTCAAATATCAACCTTCCAGAAACATTGCAAAATATAAAGGCATCAAAATT GAGACGATCTGAGAGAAACAACGAAAGGAGGTTACTACTCAATGATACAATAAGCACACCCATGACATAA